Below is a genomic region from Dictyoglomus sp..
ATAACAGTTTGAACTTGATCTCTATTACTTATAAAGAAACTTGCAATCTCTACAGCGGATCTTAAATCACCACCTGGATTATTTCTTAAATCCAAAATTAAACCCGAAATATTATTTCTTTTCATTTTTTCTATAGAGGCTCTCAACTTTTCTGGAGAATTTTGTGTAAATTCATAAAATCTAATATAACCAATATTATCTTTTAAAATCTTATCTTCAACAACAGGTGCTTCTATTTTTACTCTTACCAATTCAAACTCATAAATTTTCTTTTCTGATTCTCTATATATCTTTATTTTTACTTTTTTACCTAACTCTCCTCTAATCATACTTACAACTTCATCAATAGTCTTCCCTTCAACAGATTGATCATCTACAGCAATAATCTGATCGCCAGGTTTTATTCCAGCTTTATGAGCAGGTGTCCCTTCTATAGGGGTTACTACAAAAATTTTGTCATCTTTTTGCTCCAATCTCATTCCTACCCCATAAAAAGTTCCTTTTATATCTTCACTAAAGGTCTTAAAAGCTTTTGGATCAAGAAATCGAGAATAAGGGTCATTAAGCCCTTTAATCATTCCTTTTATTGCTTCATATTGCAATTTAGTATTATCTATATTTTTCTCAATAAAAGCATTTTTAATATAAAAAAGCACTTCTAAAAAAGTTTTAATATCTTCATATACTATTTCTCTAGCAGCCCAAATTTTAGTTATGATAAATATAGAAATAACTAGAATAGTAAGACTTATAATAATCTTTCCTTTACTCTTCATCAGTTTTCTCCTCCTAAAAATTTTATTTTAACCAAGATAATGGATCTTGGGGAATTCCATCAACTCTCACTTCAAAATGTAAATGAGGTCCAGTACTCAAACCTGTACTTCCTACATATCCTACAATTTGACCTTCACTTACTTGCTCTTCTAATTCTACCACAATTCGAGAAAGATGAGCATATAATGTTGTTACTCCTCCTCCATGATCTAGTATTACTAGTTTACCGTATCCTCCATACCAATCCGCATAAATAACCTTTCCAGGAGCCACTGCCTTTACAGGAACGCCATAATCTGCCAATATATCAATTCCTGTATGCATCATATAAGCTCCACCTAAAAGGGGATGACGTCTTATTCCAAAACCCGATGTTATAGCTCCAATAACAGGCCATGAAAGTTTCCCTTTTTGGGCTTTTTTCAATCTAGAGGCAGAAGCTAGTCTTCTAATCAATGCCTCAATTTCCTTTGATTCTCTTTCTAGAGTTGCAATTGTTTGTTGCTGTAATCTTTTCTGTCTTCTTATCTGCTCAAGATAAACACTCTTTTCTTTCTTTTTTCTTTCTATATAAGCTTTTTTTTCTTCAATCTCTCTTACCAAGATCTCTATTTTTCTTTTTTCTTCTTCCCATTCCTTTCTTTTTTGAGCTAAATCTTTACATTGGTTATCTATTTTATCTAATCTCCTAGCCTCACTTTTAAAAATATTTTTAAGATAATAGGGAATTGCTAACAAATCAAAAGCAATTTTGTTTCCCCAGAAAATCTCCCAATAATTCTCATTATTACTATTTTCTTTAAAAATTTCACTTAAGGCGATTTTATAATTTAGACTTCTATTTTTCAAATTCCTTTCCATAATTTTTAACTGAGTAGATATTACTATAAGATTTGCTTGAGCTTGTCCTAATCTTGCTTCCGCATTAACTAATTCTCTTTCTGTTTTTTCTAATTGCTGATCAATTTTACTTATTTCTCTTGCAATATTTAGTTCTTTAGTCTCTAAAATCTTAACCTGTTCCTTTAATAAAGTTATTTTTTGTTTTTTTTGTTTAAGCTCCTGTTGTTTCTTAGTCAAAAGGTCTGTAGTCTCTCCTACTTTAAATAAAAAAGATATAAACGATAATATAAAAATAAAAAAGATAATTTTTCTCTGAATCATTCTCTCAACCTATACCAGCCAATAAAGGCTGATGAAAAACTCAATATTAAGCTAGAAAGGAAAAAGAATAATCCCCAAAGAACAAAATGTCTTATGTTTATAAAAGAAATATAAGGAAGAATATTCGAAAAATTATCTTTTAAAAAATATAGAATATAATATAAAACAATAAGAGAAGATACAGAGGAAAAGAAAATTGTAAAGAAATTCTCAAGAATCTGAGATACAATAGAAAAATTAGGAAAAGCCACTTGAGAATGAGCCAAAAGCTCAATAATTATGATAACATAAGCAAGACTTCCTATAAGAATAAATATTTTCTTTAGATTATTTGCAATTCTACTTATGTTAAGCCATTGATCTCGAAGCTCTAAAGAATATTTCACCTCCTCGACATTGGGATTAGATATGAGCCAAGAAACCAAGTCTTCCATTTTCTCAAGAGAATACAAACTTATTTCTAATGCTTTTGGCAGATTAGCAGGGGATACCCAAGCAAAAATTTCTTTTTCACCTCCAAGAGATTCCTTCAACCTTTTCCAAGCAGTATTTTGATCTATAAAATTTATATTCATTATAGGAAATTGAATTTTAATATCCCTTTGTATTCTAGATATATTCTCATCAGAAATATTTGACGGAAAAAAAGCATACACTTTAATTCTATCCTGCCATATGG
It encodes:
- a CDS encoding S41 family peptidase, yielding MKSKGKIIISLTILVISIFIITKIWAAREIVYEDIKTFLEVLFYIKNAFIEKNIDNTKLQYEAIKGMIKGLNDPYSRFLDPKAFKTFSEDIKGTFYGVGMRLEQKDDKIFVVTPIEGTPAHKAGIKPGDQIIAVDDQSVEGKTIDEVVSMIRGELGKKVKIKIYRESEKKIYEFELVRVKIEAPVVEDKILKDNIGYIRFYEFTQNSPEKLRASIEKMKRNNISGLILDLRNNPGGDLRSAVEIASFFISNRDQVQTVIRDKNNKIIGNFLSKGVIVYREDRDANRWGEYATGNLIWEKPLVVLVNRYSASASEILSGAIKDYQKGVLVGEKTFGKGVVQSIFSLSDGSALIITTERYLLPSGRSIHNEGIVPDYIVEMAPENVGKERDIQLDKAIEVLKLQIALSNKKLQEGKKVTIKG
- a CDS encoding peptidoglycan DD-metalloendopeptidase family protein, whose product is MTKKQQELKQKKQKITLLKEQVKILETKELNIAREISKIDQQLEKTERELVNAEARLGQAQANLIVISTQLKIMERNLKNRSLNYKIALSEIFKENSNNENYWEIFWGNKIAFDLLAIPYYLKNIFKSEARRLDKIDNQCKDLAQKRKEWEEEKRKIEILVREIEEKKAYIERKKKEKSVYLEQIRRQKRLQQQTIATLERESKEIEALIRRLASASRLKKAQKGKLSWPVIGAITSGFGIRRHPLLGGAYMMHTGIDILADYGVPVKAVAPGKVIYADWYGGYGKLVILDHGGGVTTLYAHLSRIVVELEEQVSEGQIVGYVGSTGLSTGPHLHFEVRVDGIPQDPLSWLK
- a CDS encoding permease-like cell division protein FtsX; the encoded protein is MFFLIFLILIFFITSLNGSLSIWQDRIKVYAFFPSNISDENISRIQRDIKIQFPIMNINFIDQNTAWKRLKESLGGEKEIFAWVSPANLPKALEISLYSLEKMEDLVSWLISNPNVEEVKYSLELRDQWLNISRIANNLKKIFILIGSLAYVIIIIELLAHSQVAFPNFSIVSQILENFFTIFFSSVSSLIVLYYILYFLKDNFSNILPYISFINIRHFVLWGLFFFLSSLILSFSSAFIGWYRLRE